A window from Citrus sinensis cultivar Valencia sweet orange chromosome 3, DVS_A1.0, whole genome shotgun sequence encodes these proteins:
- the LOC127900563 gene encoding uncharacterized protein LOC127900563, with amino-acid sequence MDPHDVDVEDKAYWSSRTEKTFIRIVHDHVKKGQLKSKFNRLRKKHREFFDLIAHTGFGWDPISNTVTVSEAVLAEYIKRVSGVKSYRKKGLEHYQTLGEIFNTTTASGHLRFSFSQVPLSSDEDRELEENFLGHGVHVDIEDDDSMEPLSEIRTEKIPRQPIATSTEFESTSQCVEKLSIEECIEAVEKLGDIDGDTYNKLMDKLVPNIEWRKLLENDRHVCIKKAVAMCLYIFSHGAVVRVVSECFQRLVKTVFTRFKLVLKAFCHLANHIIKPKSQGETPSEIRNNPIFFPYFEKRISAIDGTHIAAWSPAQKQISYRDRKTQVTQNIMCEYSFDIMFTFVYTDWEGTVND; translated from the exons aTGGATCCACATGATGTTGATGTTGAGGATAAAGCTTATTGGTCTAGCCGGACCGAAAAGACTTTTATTCGTATAGTGCATGACCATGTTAAAAAGG GGCAACTTAAGTCCAAGTTTAATAGGTTGCGCAAAAAACATCGAGAGTTTTTTGACTTAATAGCTCATACTGGGTTTGGTTGGGATCCTATTTCAAATACGGTCACAGTATCAGAAGCTGTTTTGGCTGAATATATTAag AGAGTGTCTGGAGTGAAGTCATATCGTAAAAAAGGATTAGAGCACTACCAAACCTTAGGGGAGATATTCAATACCACCACAGCTTCTGGCCATTTACGTTTTTCCTTTAGCCAAGTTCCATTGTCCTCGGATGAGGATCGTGAATTGGAAGAGAATTTTCTTGGTCATGGAGTTCATGTTGATATTGAGGATGATGATTCAATGGAACCTCTTTCCGAGATTAGGACAGAAAAAATACCTCGTCAACCAATTGCAACTTCAACTgagtttg AGTCAACTTCTCAATGTGTTGAAAAGTTGTCTATTGAAGAGTGTATTGAAGCTGTGGAGAAATTGGGAGACATTGATGGAGATACATACAACAAATTGATGGATAAGCTAGTGCCCAATATTGAGTGGAGGAAA TTATTAGAGAATGATAGACATGTTTGTATCAAGAAGGCTGTAGCAATGTGTTTGTATATATTCTCCCATGGTGCTGTTGTGCGGGTTGTATCTGAGTGTTTTCAACGTTTAGTGAAAACTGTGTTTACACGCTTTAAGCTTGTGTTAAAAGCATTTTGTCACTTGGCAAATCACATTATAAAACCAAAATCTCAAGGGGAAACGCCATCAGAGATTAGAAacaatccaattttttttccatattttgAG AAGCGTATTAGTGCAATTGATGGAACCCACATTGCTGCATGGTCACCAGCACAGAAACAGATATCATATCGAGATAGAAAGACTCAGGTGACTCAAAATATCATGTGTGAATATTCTTTTGACATAATGTTTACATTTGTATATACGGATTGGGAAGGTACTGTCAATGACTAA
- the LOC102630184 gene encoding epidermis-specific secreted glycoprotein EP1-like — translation MSSSSAIIILFAFLPLVFSIANAQVPPSETFQFVNEGDFGDFIVEYGGDYRMLGIFNAPFQLGFYNTTPNAYTLALRWGLTRQEPFFRWVWEANRGKPVRENATFSLGTDGNLVLAEVDGTVVWQTNTANKGVVGFKLLSNGNMVLHDSKGKFIWQSFDYPTDTLLVGQSLRAGGVAKLVSRASEKENIDGPYSFLMEPKRLAMYYKSSNSPRPVLYFTSSEWFTVREGSLENITFTSEPETEEAFAYHLSLDSSVAGVRLARPRYNSTISLLRLEMDGNLRIYTYDERVDWGPTEKTFTLFDRDSDWEISECQLPERCGKFGLCDDNQCVACPMGKGLLGWTKECEAKKVTSCKASDFHYYKVEGVNHFMSKYTRGATTKVEDCGKKCTSDCKCLGYFYHQETSKCWIAYDLKTLTKFPNSTHVGFIKVPNNQTITNLVNLL, via the coding sequence ATGTCATCTTCTTCAGCAATAATCATCCTCTTCGCCTTCTTACCACTCGTTTTCTCCATAGCTAATGCTCAAGTTCCTCCTTCTGAAACTTTTCAGTTTGTCAATGAAGGAGACTTTGGGGATTTCATAGTTGAATACGGCGGAGATTACAGAATGTTGGGCATCTTCAATGCTCCATTCCAGCTTGGCTTTTATAACACAACACCCAATGCTTACACCCTTGCTCTCCGCTGGGGTCTTACTCGACAGGAGCCCTTTTTCCGTTGGGTTTGGGAAGCCAACCGCGGCAAACCGGTACGCGAAAACGCCACCTTTTCTTTGGGAACCGATGGAAATCTTGTCTTGGCCGAAGTGGATGGCACTGTCGTTTGGCAAACCAACACTGCCAACAAAGGTGTTGTCGGTTTCAAGTTGCTATCAAATGGCAACATGGTGCTTCATGACTCAAAGGGTAAGTTTATTTGGCAGAGTTTTGATTATCCAACTGATACTCTCTTGGTGGGTCAATCTCTTCGTGCCGGTGGGGTCGCCAAGCTCGTCAGTCGAGCTtcggaaaaagaaaacatcgACGGCCCTTACAGCTTTTTGATGGAACCCAAGAGATTGGCAATGTATTACAAAAGCAGCAACTCTCCACGGCCTGTTCTCTACTTCACTTCATCTGAATGGTTTACTGTCCGAGAAGGCTCTTTAGAGAATATAACATTCACGTCCGAACCAGAAACTGAAGAAGCTTTTGCTTATCATCTGTCCCTGGATTCTTCAGTCGCTGGTGTCCGGCTGGCTAGACCAAGATACAACAGCACAATATCGTTGCTGCGGCTAGAAATGGATGGAAATCTCAGGATCTACACTTACGACGAAAGGGTTGATTGGGGTCCAACGGAGAAGACATTCACACTTTTCGACAGGGATTCAGATTGGGAAATTTCTGAGTGTCAGCTGCCGGAGAGATGTGGCAAATTTGGGCTGTGTGATGACAATCAATGTGTTGCTTGCCCTATGGGAAAGGGTCTGCTTGGCTGGACTAAAGAGTGTGAGGCGAAGAAAGTTACTTCTTGTAAGGCAAGTGATTTTCATTATTACAAGGTTGAAGGAGTTAATCATTTTATGAGCAAGTACACAAGGGGAGCAACAACAAAAGTGGAAGATTGTGGCAAGAAATGTACTTCGGATTGCAAGTGTTTGGGATATTTTTACCACCAGGAGACTTCGAAATGTTGGATCGCTTATGACTTGAAGACTCTGACTAAATTCCCCAACTCTACACACGTTGGATTCATAAAggttcccaacaatcaaacAATTACGAACCTCGTCAACTTACTTTGA
- the LOC102619802 gene encoding epidermis-specific secreted glycoprotein EP1-like, whose product MKMSSSSAISFSLFLLSSFLFFVANAKVPPSETFKFVNEGEFGPYVNEYDANYRMLSIFNSPFQLAFYNTTPNAYTLALRLGLQRNEPLFLWVWEANRGKPVRENATFSLGTDGNLVLAEADGTVVWQTNTANKGVVGFKLLSNGNMVLYDSKGKFIWQSFDYPTDTLLAGQSLRVGGVTKLVSRLSAEENVDGPYSFVMEPKRAAMYYKSSNSPEPVLYFTSYDWFNARDVSLQNVTFNSRPETDEAVAFVQTLDSSANGNILARPKYDSTISFLRLGIDGNLKIYTYYDKVDWGPTEVTFTLFDRDSIWENECQLPERCGKFGLCDENQCVACPTEKGLLGWSKDCEPKKVTSCRPNDFHYHKVEGVDHYMSKYTSGAAIKVEDCGRKCTSDCKCLGYFYHQETSRCWIAYDLKTLTKFPNSTHVGFIKAPNK is encoded by the coding sequence ATGAAGATGTCATCTTCCTCAGCAATATCATTCTCCTTGTTCCTCCTCTCATCATTCCTTTTCTTCGTAGCTAATGCTAAAGTTCCTCCTTCTGAAACATTTAAGTTTGTGAATGAAGGAGAGTTCGGGCCATACGTTAATGAATACGACGCAAATTACAGAATGTTAAGCATCTTCAACTCTCCATTCCAGCTTGCGTTTTACAACACAACCCCAAATGCTTACACCCTTGCTCTCCGCTTGGGTCTTCAACGAAACGAGCCGCTTTTCCTTTGGGTTTGGGAAGCCAACCGGGGCAAACCGGTTCGCGAAAACGCCACCTTCTCTTTGGGAACCGACGGGAATCTTGTCTTGGCCGAAGCCGACGGCACCGTTGTCTGGCAAACCAACACTGCCAACAAAGGTGTTGTAGGGTTTAAGTTGCTCTCAAATGGCAACATGGTGCTTTATGACTCAAAGGGTAAATTTATTTGGCAGAGTTTTGATTATCCAACTGATACTCTCTTGGCGGGCCAATCCCTTCGTGTCGGTGGGGTCACCAAGCTTGTCAGCCGACTCTCCGCTGAAGAAAACGTCGACGGCCCTTACAGCTTCGTGATGGAGCCCAAAAGAGCAGCAATGTACTACAAAAGCAGCAACTCTCCCGAGCCCGTTCTCTACTTCACTTCATATGACTGGTTTAACGCCCGAGATGTCTCTTTACAGAATGTAACATTCAACTCCCGCCCGGAAACTGATGAAGCGGTTGCTTTTGTACAAACCCTGGATTCTTCAGCCAATGGTAACATTTTGGCTAGACCAAAATACGACAGCACAATATCGTTTCTGCGGCTTGGAATTGATGGAAATCTCAAGATCTACACTTATTACGACAAGGTTGATTGGGGGCCCACGGAAGTAACGTTCACTCTCTTCGACAGAGATTCAATTTGGGAGAACGAGTGTCAGCTGCCTGAGAGATGCGGCAAATTTGGACTCTGTGATGAAAATCAATGCGTTGCTTGCCCTACGGAGAAGGGTTTGCTTGGGTGGAGCAAGGATTGTGAGCCGAAGAAAGTGACTTCCTGTAGGCCAAATGATTTTCATTATCACAAGGTTGAAGGGGTCGATCATTATATGAGTAAGTATACAAGTGGAGCAGCCATTAAAGTTGAAGACTGTGGCAGGAAATGTACTTCCGATTGCAAGTGCTTGGGATATTTTTACCACCAAGAGACATCGAGATGTTGGATTGCTTATGACTTGAAGACTCTTACTAAATTCCCAAACTCTACGCATGTTGGATTCATAAAGGCTCCCAACAAGTAA
- the LOC102620079 gene encoding epidermis-specific secreted glycoprotein EP1-like, whose translation MSSSSAIFSLLFYFSLIFSISSAQVPANETFKFVNEGEFGPYINEYDANYRMISIFNSPFQVGFYNTTPNAYTLALRLGVQRSEPNYRWVWEANRGKPVRENATFSLGTDGNLVLAEADGTVVWQSNTANKGVVGFKLLPNGNMVLHDSKGNFIWQSFDYPTDTLLVGQSLRVAGVTKLVSRLSIKENVDGPYSFAMESNRFPLYYKSSNAPRPVVYFIFPGQFSGLKNVTFNAAPETDEALAYQLTLDSSSGGGPLSARPKYNATISFLRLGVDGNLKIYTYYDKVDSQPTEITFTLFDRDSIFETECQLPERCGKLGVCDDNQCVACPTERGLLGWSQECEAKKVTSCRPNDFHYYKVDGVDHYMSKYTTGTAIKVEDCGKKCTSDCKCLGYFYHQEKSRCWIAYDLKTLTKFPNSTHVGFIKVPNM comes from the coding sequence ATGTCATCTTCTTCAGCAATATTCTCCCTCTTGTTCTACTTCTCACTCATTTTCTCCATTTCTAGTGCCCAAGTTCCTGCCAACGAAACATTTAAGTTTGTGAATGAAGGAGAATTTGGTCCATACATTAATGAATACGATGCAAATTACAGAATGATAAGTATCTTCAACTCTCCATTCCAGGTTGGCTTTTACAACACAACACCAAATGCTTACACCCTTGCTCTCCGCTTGGGCGTGCAGCGAAGCGAACCAAATTACCGCTGGGTCTGGGAAGCAAACCGGGGCAAACCGGTTCGCGAAAACGCCACCTTTTCTTTGGGAACCGATGGAAACCTTGTCTTGGCTGAGGCGGACGGCACTGTCGTCTGGCAATCCAACACAGCCAACAAAGGTGTTGTAGGGTTCAAGTTGCTTCCAAATGGCAACATGGTGCTTCATGACTCAAAGGGCAACTTTATCTGGCAGAGTTTTGATTACCCGACTGATACTCTCTTGGTGGGCCAGTCTCTTCGCGTCGCTGGGGTCACCAAGCTCGTAAGCAGACTTTCCATTAAAGAAAACGTCGACGGCCCTTACAGCTTTGCAATGGAGTCTAATAGATTCCcactttattataaaagcagcAATGCTCCCCGGCCTGTTGTTTACTTCATTTTCCCTGGCCAATTTAGTGGCTTAAAGAATGTAACGTTCAATGCTGCCCCGGAAACTGATGAAGCTTTAGCTTATCAACTGACTCTAGATTCTTCATCCGGGGGCGGTCCCCTTTCGGCTAGGCCAAAATACAACGCCACAATATCGTTCCTCCGGCTAGGAGTAGATGGAAACCTCAAGATCTACACTTACTACGACAAGGTTGATTCGCAGCCAACAGAAATCACATTCACTCTCTTCGATAGAGACTCGATTTTTGAAACGGAGTGCCAGCTGCCGGAGAGATGCGGCAAATTGGGGGTGTGTGACGACAACCAATGCGTTGCTTGCCCGACAGAAAGGGGTTTGCTTGGGTGGAGCCAGGAGTGTGAGGCAAAGAAAGTGACATCTTGTAGGCCAAATGactttcattattataaagtCGACGGGGTTGATCATTATATGAGCAAGTACACAACTGGAACGGCCATTAAAGTTGAAGATTGTGGCAAGAAATGCACTTCGGATTGCAAGTGCTTGGGATATTTTTATCACCAGGAGAAATCGAGATGTTGGATTGCTTATGACTTGAAGACTTTGACTAAATTCCCCAACTCTACACATGTTGGATTCATCAAG